Proteins encoded in a region of the Rhizobium sp. CC-YZS058 genome:
- a CDS encoding Xaa-Pro peptidase family protein, whose translation MALHFSDDEFADRLARLTAAMKEEKLDALLLFAQESMYWLTGYDTFGYCFFQTLVVKADGSMVLLTRSADLRQARHTSNIERIEIWVDRVNADPTMDLKTLLSEMDLLGCRIGVEYDTHGMTGRTARLLDSQLSSFGKLVDASMLVGRLRLIKSPAEIAHVERAAALADDALDAAIPLIGPGAGEAAILAAMQGAIFAGGGDYPANEFIIGSGADALLCRYKAGRRSLDAEDQLTLEWAGVSAHYHAAMMRTVVIGPPTNRHRELYSACRETIQAVEKVLRPGNTFGTVFDVHARIMDDRGLARHRLNACGYSLGARFSPSWMEQQMFHLGNPQEILPDMSLFVHMIIMDSDTGTAMSLGQTYLTTESAPRPLSRYGLDFIEI comes from the coding sequence ATGGCGCTGCATTTCTCGGACGACGAATTCGCCGACCGCCTTGCGCGCCTGACGGCCGCGATGAAGGAGGAGAAGCTCGACGCGCTGCTGCTGTTCGCGCAGGAAAGCATGTACTGGCTGACGGGATACGACACCTTCGGCTACTGCTTCTTCCAGACCCTCGTCGTGAAAGCAGACGGCTCGATGGTGTTGCTGACCCGCTCGGCCGATCTCCGGCAGGCCCGCCACACCTCCAATATCGAGCGGATCGAGATCTGGGTGGATCGGGTCAATGCCGATCCGACCATGGATCTGAAGACCCTGCTCAGCGAGATGGATCTTCTCGGCTGCCGCATTGGCGTCGAATATGACACCCATGGCATGACCGGGCGCACGGCGCGACTGCTCGACAGCCAGCTGTCGAGCTTCGGCAAGCTCGTCGACGCATCCATGCTCGTCGGCCGGCTGCGGCTGATCAAGAGCCCGGCGGAGATCGCCCATGTCGAGCGCGCGGCCGCCCTTGCCGACGACGCGCTGGACGCCGCCATCCCGCTGATCGGACCCGGCGCCGGCGAGGCCGCCATTCTCGCCGCTATGCAGGGCGCGATCTTCGCCGGTGGTGGCGATTATCCGGCCAATGAGTTCATCATCGGCTCCGGCGCCGATGCGCTTCTTTGCCGTTACAAGGCCGGCCGGCGCAGCCTCGATGCCGAGGATCAGCTGACGCTGGAATGGGCTGGCGTCAGCGCCCATTACCATGCCGCCATGATGCGCACCGTCGTGATCGGCCCGCCGACCAACCGCCACCGCGAACTTTATTCGGCCTGCAGGGAAACGATCCAGGCGGTCGAGAAGGTGCTGCGGCCCGGAAATACCTTCGGCACCGTCTTCGATGTCCATGCGCGGATCATGGATGATCGCGGTCTTGCCCGCCACCGGCTGAATGCCTGCGGCTACTCGCTCGGCGCCCGCTTCTCGCCCTCCTGGATGGAGCAGCAGATGTTCCACCTCGGCAATCCTCAGGAGATCCTGCCCGACATGTCGCTGTTCGTGCACATGATCATCATGGACAGCGACACGGGCACGGCCATGTCCCTCGGCCAGACCTATCTGACCACCGAGAGCGCGCCTCGCCCCCTCTCCCGCTACGGGCTGGACTTCATCGAGATCTAG
- the pgeF gene encoding peptidoglycan editing factor PgeF, with product MTDDALPFPIESPLLSDSAAGIIAHGFFTRQGGVSQGIYQSLNVGLGSQDERAAIAENRRRVAAWFGQPSERLATVNQVHSPRAVRVDDSYRGERPEADALVTATPGLVLGVLSADCGPILFADAQARVIGAAHAGWKGALTGVLEATIEAMIDLGATRDGIYACLGPSITARHYEVGPEFVARFLEADADSARFFTPSDRLDHSMFDLPGFTLKRLTAAGVRAETLGLCTYEDEPRFFSYRRKTHRNEPDYGRQISAISIREA from the coding sequence ATGACCGACGACGCCCTTCCTTTCCCCATCGAAAGCCCGTTGTTGAGCGACAGTGCGGCAGGCATCATCGCCCACGGCTTCTTCACGCGGCAGGGGGGCGTGTCGCAAGGGATCTATCAGAGCCTCAATGTCGGCCTCGGCTCGCAGGACGAGCGTGCGGCGATTGCCGAAAACCGGCGCCGCGTCGCAGCCTGGTTCGGCCAGCCTTCGGAGAGGCTCGCCACCGTCAACCAGGTTCATTCCCCCCGCGCTGTCCGCGTGGACGACTCCTATCGCGGCGAGCGGCCGGAAGCGGACGCTCTGGTTACCGCCACGCCCGGCCTGGTGCTCGGCGTCCTGTCGGCCGATTGCGGCCCCATTCTCTTTGCGGATGCGCAGGCCCGCGTAATCGGCGCTGCGCATGCAGGCTGGAAGGGGGCGCTGACCGGCGTGCTGGAGGCGACCATCGAAGCGATGATCGATCTCGGTGCAACCCGCGACGGCATCTACGCCTGTCTCGGTCCATCGATCACGGCACGGCATTACGAGGTCGGTCCGGAGTTCGTCGCCCGCTTTCTGGAGGCCGATGCGGACTCTGCGCGTTTCTTCACGCCGTCCGACCGGCTCGATCATTCCATGTTCGATCTGCCAGGCTTCACGCTGAAGCGGCTGACGGCAGCGGGCGTACGCGCGGAAACGCTCGGCCTCTGCACCTATGAAGACGAGCCGCGTTTCTTCTCATACCGGCGCAAGACCCATCGCAACGAGCCGGATTACGGCCGGCAGATCTCGGCCATCAGCATCAGGGAGGCATGA
- a CDS encoding class I SAM-dependent methyltransferase, with product MTTPLAEKIKAIIRATGPISVTDYFALCLADPEHGYYKTRDPFGRDGDFITAPEISQLFGEIVGIFLVEAWRRHGEPSPVVIAEIGPGRGTMMADILRVVERLAPALYEAASVHLVETSERLQKVQSQTLVAHKFKIAWHESFDTLPDGLLLLVANELFDAIPIRQFVKTPQGFRERLVGLDADDALTFAAGVATIDPGLLPPSAAEVPVGTIFEIAPARDAVMATLCARLKAGGGSALIIDYGHMATNFGETLQAVRDHQFDPPLRHPGEADLTSHVDFEQLARRAVAEGLRINGLTYQGDFLLAMGIQERADALGRGKDAAVIDSLRQDVERLSGSGDGRMGELFKVLAVSHPDVALVPFQR from the coding sequence ATGACCACGCCGCTTGCCGAGAAAATCAAGGCGATCATCCGCGCCACCGGCCCGATCAGCGTCACCGACTATTTTGCGCTGTGCCTCGCCGATCCCGAACACGGCTATTACAAGACGCGCGACCCCTTCGGCCGCGATGGCGACTTCATCACCGCGCCGGAGATCAGCCAGCTGTTCGGCGAGATCGTCGGCATCTTCCTTGTCGAGGCCTGGCGGCGCCATGGCGAACCGAGCCCGGTGGTGATCGCCGAGATCGGCCCCGGCCGCGGCACGATGATGGCGGACATCCTGCGGGTGGTGGAGCGGCTGGCTCCGGCGCTGTACGAGGCGGCGAGCGTGCATCTGGTGGAAACCAGCGAGCGGTTGCAGAAGGTGCAGAGCCAGACGCTGGTCGCCCACAAGTTCAAGATCGCATGGCACGAAAGCTTCGACACGCTGCCGGACGGCCTGCTGCTGCTGGTCGCCAACGAGCTGTTCGATGCGATCCCGATCCGCCAGTTCGTCAAAACGCCGCAGGGATTTCGCGAACGGCTGGTGGGGCTCGACGCCGATGACGCACTGACCTTCGCAGCCGGCGTGGCAACCATCGATCCGGGCCTGCTCCCCCCTTCGGCCGCAGAGGTGCCGGTCGGCACGATCTTCGAGATCGCGCCTGCCCGCGATGCAGTGATGGCAACGCTGTGCGCGCGGCTGAAAGCCGGTGGCGGCTCGGCGCTGATCATCGACTACGGCCATATGGCCACCAATTTCGGCGAAACGCTGCAGGCGGTGCGCGACCATCAGTTCGACCCGCCGCTGCGCCACCCGGGCGAGGCGGACCTGACGAGCCATGTGGATTTCGAGCAGCTGGCGCGCCGCGCCGTTGCCGAGGGTTTGCGGATCAACGGACTGACCTATCAGGGCGATTTCCTGCTCGCCATGGGCATCCAGGAGCGGGCGGATGCGCTCGGCCGCGGCAAGGATGCCGCCGTGATCGACAGTCTCCGGCAGGATGTCGAACGGCTCTCGGGCAGCGGCGACGGGCGGATGGGCGAGCTCTTCAAGGTGCTGGCCGTCAGCCACCCCGACGTGGCGCTGGTGCCGTTCCAGCGATAG
- the lgt gene encoding prolipoprotein diacylglyceryl transferase, with protein MEPFVSLLSILPFPEIDPVLISVGPLQIHWYGLAYVAGIVLGWLYAKAIVRNSALWPRGEAAMSEQDLDDFLLWVAIGIVGGGRIGYILFYDLASVIANPLRAIEIWNGGMSFHGGLIGTILAMTLFARRRSIRLWSLFDVVAAVVPIGLFFGRIANFINGELWGRLSSAPWAIVFPTGGPFPRHPSQIYEALLEGVVLLSVLALLIYRGRALARPGLVAGVFVTGYGLARITVEFFREPDAQLGYLFGGWLTMGMLLSLPMVLIGLWAIWRARRAGSRAEAVR; from the coding sequence ATCGATCCGGTGCTGATCTCGGTCGGCCCGCTGCAGATCCACTGGTATGGCCTCGCCTATGTCGCCGGCATCGTGCTCGGCTGGCTCTATGCCAAGGCGATCGTTCGCAACAGCGCGCTCTGGCCGCGCGGCGAAGCGGCGATGAGCGAGCAGGATCTCGACGATTTCCTCCTCTGGGTCGCCATCGGCATCGTCGGCGGCGGGCGCATCGGCTATATTCTTTTCTATGACCTCGCCTCCGTCATCGCCAATCCGCTGCGCGCGATCGAGATCTGGAATGGCGGCATGTCCTTCCATGGCGGCCTGATCGGCACCATTCTCGCCATGACGCTCTTTGCCCGCCGCCGCTCGATCCGCCTCTGGAGCCTGTTCGACGTGGTTGCGGCCGTCGTGCCGATCGGCCTGTTCTTTGGCCGGATCGCCAATTTCATCAATGGCGAGCTCTGGGGCCGGCTGTCGTCCGCGCCCTGGGCGATCGTCTTTCCGACCGGCGGGCCCTTCCCCCGCCATCCGAGCCAGATCTACGAGGCGCTGCTCGAAGGGGTCGTCCTCCTTTCGGTGCTGGCGCTTCTCATCTATCGGGGCCGGGCGCTCGCCAGGCCGGGGCTCGTCGCCGGCGTCTTCGTCACCGGCTACGGCCTTGCCCGCATCACGGTCGAGTTCTTCCGCGAGCCCGATGCGCAGCTCGGCTATCTCTTCGGCGGCTGGCTGACCATGGGCATGCTGCTCTCCCTGCCGATGGTCCTGATCGGTCTCTGGGCGATCTGGCGCGCGCGCCGCGCGGGCTCGAGAGCGGAGGCCGTGCGATGA